The Penicillium oxalicum strain HP7-1 chromosome V, whole genome shotgun sequence genomic interval GAGTCTTCTCCTGCCGAAAGACTGGTGTGTCGTGTACCGCTCTGGGCGCATCATAAAACGATCCGGAATTGACTTCggacgatgaggaaggaTCCTGCGTAGATTTCGGCCCGTGCGTGTGAGATATCGAGGTCGTTGTTCGATTTGAGAGTGCATCTTCCTTCGCAGCGGTGGCCTTCAACCGCGACAGGTACGACTTTGCTTCACGTTTGGTTGACGCTGAGCTTAGCAAGCTAAGGAAGAACTCCTGACATCCGACCACATAGCACTCATTAGCGTGCGCTTATCCGAACAACCCACACATCTTCTCCATAGAAAATACCTTGTCCAGCATCTTTTCCTTGGCTCGACGGCCCAGTCGATCTCCATTGTCACTGGTGTTTGATGACTCGGCCACCTGCTGCGAGGCCGCATTAATTGGTCGAGGTTGCGCCGGGCGTCGCAAAGCCGGTCCGTGACTGCGCGCTACATGTTGCTGGATAGGGGAAATTTGCTCAGTTATTCGATGTTCTGTTCCGAGTATGGGGTCATCTTGTTTCAAGAACGCATGGGAGTGTGTGTGTACCTTGGTGAGCGAGGCCGGAACCGCCCAAGGCCGGGAAAATGTTCGGGAGCTCATTGTCGATCAGCGACCGCGCACGCAGTCGGCGAGAAGCGAGCGAACCATACAGCTCGTTCAAGGCGAGAATTCGAATTCGGGAAAGACACCAAAGAGTCACGAGAAAAATAATAGGAGTCCCCAGTCCACGAGGGCTTTTTTAAATTCACTCAGGTCCCACGGAAATCAAGGCCGCATGACACATCCGCGGTACAGATTCACCGCCTGCATCGTCAGACGGAGGGATTTGCGCTCTCCGCTCGTGGTGGTGCGGGTCCGAGAGATGTGCATATACATCCTGTCAGACTCGGCTGACGAACTATCGGTCGTGATTCGAACCGAATATTATACTCATTTGGCCTTTTTTCTGTTATCAATTCCAGGCCATCCAGATAGCGTTCCGGCCCATGTATCTACCCCTGTAGAGACCTGTCCATCAGTATGACTCTATTGCAGTAAGGCTTTCGGTACATGGGGTTGGGCTGGGGTACAGGAACGAGTGTACGAAGTTCCGCCTTATCTCCGCTGCCGACTGGCTGTACCTTCTTGACGCTTCAACTTTGCCGTTCGGCCGCTCTTCGGCCCCGGCATTGGCTTCCGCCTCGGGCTCCCAGCAGTCTGACGTCGGTCGGCGAGGGTCTCGGGCTGCGGAAAGAAGATCCCAGAGGCTGAGGTGAGCAATGAAGCATAGGTGATGTTTCATTTATGATTTTGTATCTCTGACCATGGCCAAAGGTCGTGTGGTCAAGTGTCGCAACCATGCCACGTTCATATTGAATACGTGCTCGGTGGGTTGCGGGAATTATGAAAGCTTCTTGCTACTCATGTCACATGGAAAGAGGTCGGTTGAAGCCTGTGTTTGAACCACATGAGCAGACATTTCCACTCTGGAGACGATAGGCTCTTCGCTCGCCCACTCACCTGACCATGAAAATTGGTTCCTTCCTATGTCCTTTAGATTGAAACTTTGCTCATGCCGTGAATCGAACCCACAGCCTTGGTGCTCCCATACAAACTTTCTCGATGCTCGCTCTCGCCCCGTCGATGCTCGGGAATAGCATCACGATGCTAGCTCCGGGAAGGGTCAATTTTCAACCCACCTATGCATAACGCCCCTGCTTTTGAAATGAAAATGCAAAGCTTTCCAGCTTTGAAGttccttgaaaaaaaaaatcagaaaaaaaagtccgCGGCTAGTAATGACTATCCGACTTCCCACCCACCCAGCTTCTCGCAAGCACAACCAGCCGTATGGGCTCCACAGAGTTTGCTTCCCTGCCCATCACCAACCACCAGGTGGTTGTGCCAGTCTTTCCATCTTGTGGTCCTCCCACTTGGGGGTCTCGTCCGACAAGACTACGGTACTTGCGAGGCTTGATAGCATAAACTATCCCTCCATCATAAGCCATCATTTACTAGATCTTGACAACACATTATACCGCAAAggcctcctcggcagcaGTCAATCCGCGTGAACTCCATAACCACCAAAAACAACACCAGGGGTATTTCTGGCAATCTCTAGGTACCTTTTTCCATCGCTTGGATACCTTCTCTCTCTGACCACATTTTATATGACGTTTCTTGCTACCTTTGAGGTTCTGCTAGAGCAGCACCCACCCTGATTGTCGTAAAACAACAGAAGAGCAATCCCAAAACAGAAAGTCGTTTCTTGTTGCAAATGTGTGATTATCCGAGCCCACCACCGACTACCTCGAATTGATGGACAAGACATCCTTATACCAAAGAGTCAAGGGTACTTGGCCGTAAACCAGTGTCATGTACTATGTTGGGTCAGTAGCCCCGTGAGCCTATCAGTCTTTGTCTCTGTAGGTCCATCCCGACACTGTAACGTAACACCGGCGCACCTCAATATGTCCTCCCACCAGATGCGCGCCATGTGGGATCCGAGGGATCTGGGGTAGCCCGAAAGAGAGATTCTAGAAATTCTCCAGATCGACACTTGACTGGCCAACTCAAAAATGGAGACCCCCGCATCTTGGGATCCATCCCTCTCGTAACTTTATGCTGCCTGCTTTCAAGCCCAAGTCGACTGCTGGCTCTTGTCCACCGCGGGATGCAGGTAGAACTGACTCGGTATGGACTCTCTGTCGTCCTGGATTGGCCATGTCTTCCAAGGAGTACGCAGCTACAAACTCGTGATTTTTGGGCCACCAGACTTGGGGCCATCGCAACCAAGCAGACAGGCAAGCGGTGACGAGGGTGGTCTTTGCCGTTGAACATTCTTCTGAAAAATACCCGAGCGATGAGATCCATGCGGCATAAGCTTACTAGGGAGGAGAAATCAATCTGTTGGCTTGGGACAGTCGTATCTGCGAGGTACCAGCAAAGGTCCGAGCAACTGGTGGGTTGGTACgcaagaaagaggagaagcCGGGGGGTGTGGTATCGCTAGTGTCACCCGTCCAATCCATGTCTGCGCCACCCTTGCTCTTCCACGCTCTGCATTATGTTCAGGACTTTTAATCCTTGACATCGGCGGGGATTTTACGCATCTTGTAGAGAACCGAACTACATCTACGTCAATGCGATCATTTTCtgctttgtttcttttctccgtgTAGGAAgggtgaaaaaaaatcaagtcAAGATTGGAGATGCTCCATATCTCCAGCCCCATCCGGGCGCCCGCCACCGCCGCTCTCTCCTTGCGTTCCCGCACATTTGCCCCCTCCAGTCAGAAATTCTGATTGCCTTTTGAAGAGAGTGAAAACTTTGTCCCGAAGAACGAGAACCCGCACCAGAAGAGGCCCACCGTTTCCAACTTCAACATCGTTGAAATTGCTTTGGGTTCACCTCAGGCAACCAAGCAATTAAAGTCAATTGCGCCTCTCTGAATTGGTCAGCGTTAGACTGCGAGTACGTTTGGGCTGTCCACTCAGACCCCCACCGGTCTAGACTGCATCACCCCTCCTGTCCCCGATCGACGCCACCTTGCTGGGTCCCCTTGCAGGAAAAATCGAAAAGCGCAACGTGCGAGTCGGTTCGGTTCACCTCAAACGCGCGACCTGATTCTTGGTCTTGTGATCACTCCATACCTAGGACTTTGGATCGCCAAGTATCAACTGTCGACCGACCAAAATGTCGAATTTGCGTGAGCATTCGTCAGAGTCCATGTCAGGCCCAGACACCTCGGGCTTGAAGCCGTTATCCAATGCCAACGATGACGACTTCCATTCCTTGTCCAGCACCAACAATCACGACCTGGCTCAGATCCTCGACCGTGCCGGCATCTCCATCACGGGTGGGGGATTCCCTCTCGATGATcccgaggacgatgatgaggtaGATGAGGACTATGTTGCGGTCGACCAAGACGACGCGAATGACTACCCTTACTGGTACCGACGGCCACCAACTCACCACCGCACCAAGCTGGACGAACTCCACCCATTTGTACAACTCCTTTCCGCCTCGAACGTGGAGGATTGTGTCGCAGTGGAAAATGCCTTCCCGGAGCCAGAGCGCTGTTCGCGTGAGAAATTCATCTACCGCTTGACGCGCTGTCCGGAACTCAGCCTCGGCTTGTTCACATTGCCCGTCCTTGACGAGAACCAGCCCAAACCCCGTCCCACCTTGGTCGGACACATCATCGCAACCCGCACCAGTGAGCCTTTGGTGACGGACCGCGCGATGCGGCTACCCAAGGACTGGCACTCACAGCGCTGGACCTTTGAAGACAATCAGGCCGTCGGACACGAGGAGGGTGGCAGCACCATTGCAATTCACTCGCTCGCAGTGCTCCCGGAGCATCAAGGAAAGCAGGTCGGCAGCACTTTGCTCAAGTCTTACATCCACCGGATCCGGGAAGCCCAGATTGCCGAGCGCATCGCGATCATTGCCCACGAGCACCTGGTGCCTTTCTACGAGTCATTCGGATTTGAGTCGCGTGGTCCCAGCAAGTGTCAATTTGGCGGAGGTGGCTGGGTGGATTTGGTAAGTTGCTGAACTCGAGATGGCGGACCCAGCCTGCTTTTACTCTTTCTCATCATCTGGAGAGCGCCTTGTTGGAACGACTTCAAACTAACGTACACGCTTTACTAGGTCTTGGAGTTTGGCAACGATGGCAACGAGGAAATGAATTGatacgaaaaaaaaaacaaaccgGATATTATTTGACATGATTGTGAATGTCTGTTGACTTTTCTCCTCTACCCACTTTTGCGACTCGACCCATCTCTTCCGCTATTATCTGTACTTTGTCTGTCCTGCTCGCCTTTCTTCTCGTCCTATGCGTCAACATGCGCTGTACCTGGTTATCGGTATTGGTCTTTAGGGGATTCCAAAGGGATCCGGAGTTAACTGAATCTTCCTTTTGAAGGTGGGTGGTTCATGAGGACCATTGTCATGAgtgaaggaaaaagagggcTGGGAAGGTTCCCTCAATCTTCAAGTGTGTAATATAGTTCAAATGCGATGTCGATGAGTAGCAAGACGGTCTATTCCCTCCCTCGCCACACATACTGTAGATTGTCCAATATGCAAATTATCCTGAGCCATATTCGGTCACCTGCTTGACAAATGTAATCGACTGGTCTTTTGGGCGTATCAGCGCCGTTCCTTTGACTCCGGCACGAATCCGGAAGAAGACCCGACACATGACCCGATACGGTTTGTCTGGTCTTGTCCATCTATGGCGGAACAGCAATGCCAGGAGAGCGCCCATCCGTCCAGCCAGGAACGAGGCTAAGTTTAAAAGTGGCTCGGTTACCACGCCCAATCCAGGTCCCCGCATTTCCTTGCCGCCCGGCAGAAAAATGTCCGCCAAACAATTTTTTCCCATGGAGCGACTGGTCTGAATCCCTCATCAACTTGGCCACTTTAGAGTCAATATACCTCCTTGGCTTGACTCCTGTGGATCATCATGAAGACGACGTGGAAAGACGTGTGTACTTCCCATTCCTGTGCCTGAGCGTCTCACCGAGCGTTTCTCACTGACCATTCTCCATCGCTAGATTGCGCCTGTGCCTACCAGCCAGGAATTTCTGGACATTGTCCTGAGTCGCACTCAGAGACAGTTGCCCACTCAAATTCGTGCTGGATTCAAGATCAGTCGTATTCGAGGTATGGAAATCCCATGACTCTACGGTCATTATACCGGTCGGACGTTGCGAGAAACGATCGCAGGCAACACGAAAATCAGATGGGTTATCGATAAAGACTGTGCGGCTAATcgcgattttttttttcaccgcTGCAGGTTTCTACACCCGTAAGGTCAAGTACACCCAGGAAACTTTCTGTGAGAAGTTCCAGGCGATCCTTGATGGATTCCCTCGCCTGCAAGACATTCACCCATTCCGTAAGTGTTCTTTTTGCTCCCTCTTTTGCCCCTGCGCCGCCCGACTGCAAATCCAACGCATGTGCTAATCTACCCGCAGACAAGGATTTGATGAACACGCTGTACGATGCCGACCACTTCCGTATTGCCCTTGGCCAGGTCTCCACTGCCAAGCACCTGATTGAGAGTGTCTCCCGCGACTATGTCCGTCTGATCAAATATGCCCAATCACTTTTCCAGTGCAAGCAGCTCAAACGTGCTGCGCTCGGTCGCATGGCCACCATTTGCCGCCGTCTGAAGGACCCCCTGGTCTACCTGGAGCAGGTCCGCCAGCACTTGGGTCGTCTCCCCTCCATTGACCCCAATACCCGTACTCTCCTCATTTGCGGTTACCCCAATGTCGGCAAGTCCAGCTTCCTGCGCAGCATCACTCGTGCCGATGTCGACGTTCAGCCATATGCCTTCACCACCAAGTCATTGTTTGTCGGCCACTTCGACTACAAATACCTGCGCTTCCAAGCCATCGATACCCCCGGTATCCTGGACCACCCGCTCGAGGAGATGAACACTATTGAAATGCAGTCAATCACAGCCGTTGCTCATTTGCGCTCTGCCATTCTTTACTTTATGGATTTGTCCGAGCAGTGCGGATACTCCGTCACCGACCAGATCAAGCTTTTCCACAGTATCAAGCCTCTGTTCGCCAACAAGATCGTCTACATCGTGGTGAACAAGATTGATGTTCGCCGCCCGGAGGATTTGGATCCCGAGCAGCAAGCCGAGCTCCAGGAGATTCTCAAGTCTGGAGATGTCGAGATGCTCCAGGTTTCTtgcaccaccaccgagggTGTCACCGCCGTGAAGAACGCTGCATGTGACAAGTTGCTTGCCGAGCGTGTGTCTCAGAAGCTGAAGTCGGGTTCCAACAGCGCCGGTACCCCCGGTGGCCGTCTCGGCGACGTTTTGGCTCGTATTCACGTCGCTCAGCCCATGGGAGGTGTTACGCGTGAGACTTTCATCCCCGAGGCCGTCAAGAACCTCCAGAAGTACGACAAGAACGACCCGAACCGCCGGAAGCTCGAGCGCgatctggaggaggagaatggcGGTGCTGGTGTTTACAGCTTCGACATGCAGCG includes:
- a CDS encoding Nucleolar GTP-binding protein 1, encoding MKTTWKDIAPVPTSQEFLDIVLSRTQRQLPTQIRAGFKISRIRGFYTRKVKYTQETFCEKFQAILDGFPRLQDIHPFHKDLMNTLYDADHFRIALGQVSTAKHLIESVSRDYVRLIKYAQSLFQCKQLKRAALGRMATICRRLKDPLVYLEQVRQHLGRLPSIDPNTRTLLICGYPNVGKSSFLRSITRADVDVQPYAFTTKSLFVGHFDYKYLRFQAIDTPGILDHPLEEMNTIEMQSITAVAHLRSAILYFMDLSEQCGYSVTDQIKLFHSIKPLFANKIVYIVVNKIDVRRPEDLDPEQQAELQEILKSGDVEMLQVSCTTTEGVTAVKNAACDKLLAERVSQKLKSGSNSAGTPGGRLGDVLARIHVAQPMGGVTRETFIPEAVKNLQKYDKNDPNRRKLERDLEEENGGAGVYSFDMQRDYTLANSEWNHDKIPEVWNGKNIYDFVDPDIEKKLAALEEEEEKLEADGYYESDESVEDAEDADTRMKADLIREKRTLMRNDAKMRKSLKNRAQIPRSAKAKKLSEMERGLDSAGYDVDAAGSRARSQSQVRGRPLTRGEPEDDAMDLDDPHKALARAKSRARSQAATDRRNDGVVDETARTKADRLHKLGQKKMNRMARQGEADRHTTVSLAKHLVAGKRGIGKNQRR